From a single Limnochordia bacterium genomic region:
- a CDS encoding extracellular solute-binding protein translates to MKEWAAENDIEIGVVEYVGWNSEKVINRAIAGIPYDVVCAVIEEADVLRNQGLLLPLDDLIAAEPKFAADLYDDIHPSLLAMFDFDGKQYYMPCEWNLCTYGHA, encoded by the coding sequence TTGAAAGAATGGGCGGCGGAAAATGATATTGAAATCGGGGTTGTGGAGTATGTCGGTTGGAACTCGGAAAAGGTAATTAATAGGGCGATCGCTGGAATACCATATGATGTTGTATGCGCCGTGATTGAAGAAGCTGATGTGTTGCGCAATCAAGGACTTTTGCTTCCCCTTGATGATCTAATCGCAGCTGAACCCAAATTCGCCGCGGATCTATATGACGATATTCATCCTTCCCTGCTGGCCATGTTCGATTTCGATGGAAAGCAGTACTACATGCCTTGCGAATGGAATCTATGTACCTACGGCCATGCTTGA
- a CDS encoding radical SAM protein — protein MAVKQILAAARTGALLSKDDTISILQVGHNSSDFYDLISLANELTRCEFENRAYVFAQIGLNAEPCSVNCRFCSMGKDHYAMESTWRKDTTTLLSEAKALIDQGIDDLFLMTTADYPVGRLIGIAEQVREILPNSLRLVANIGDFDYFTAVQLKEAGFTGAYHIHRLREGIDTQAQPAARIRTLEAIKAAGLELYYCVEPIGPEHSYAEIADEILRARDYNVGVMAVMRRIPVSGTSLYGRGQISAVELCKIAAVARIVTRPHRAMNAHETTPMSLICGVNQLYAEIGANPRDEQSNTEQNRGLTVRDVRQLLIDAEYEL, from the coding sequence ATGGCTGTTAAACAGATTCTTGCGGCTGCCCGGACAGGGGCACTACTGAGTAAAGACGATACTATATCCATTTTGCAGGTAGGACACAATTCCAGCGACTTCTATGATTTGATCTCCTTAGCCAATGAGCTGACCCGTTGTGAGTTTGAGAATAGGGCCTATGTTTTTGCGCAAATCGGGCTAAACGCTGAACCCTGTTCCGTAAACTGCAGGTTCTGCTCCATGGGTAAAGATCATTATGCCATGGAAAGCACATGGAGAAAGGATACCACTACCTTATTATCTGAAGCAAAAGCCCTAATTGATCAGGGAATTGACGACCTGTTTCTAATGACAACGGCAGATTACCCAGTAGGTAGACTGATCGGCATAGCAGAGCAAGTCAGGGAGATCCTGCCTAATTCCCTACGGCTTGTTGCCAACATCGGAGACTTTGACTACTTTACTGCGGTGCAACTGAAAGAGGCCGGATTTACCGGAGCCTATCACATACATCGTTTGCGAGAAGGGATTGATACTCAAGCCCAACCAGCAGCTAGGATTAGGACTTTGGAAGCGATCAAAGCAGCAGGGTTAGAGCTGTATTATTGTGTAGAGCCAATTGGTCCTGAACACAGCTATGCGGAAATCGCCGACGAAATACTAAGAGCAAGGGACTATAACGTGGGAGTCATGGCGGTTATGCGCAGAATACCGGTAAGTGGAACTTCCTTGTATGGCAGAGGCCAGATCTCTGCGGTTGAATTGTGTAAGATTGCAGCAGTGGCAAGAATAGTCACAAGACCCCACCGAGCCATGAATGCTCATGAGACTACTCCCATGAGCTTAATCTGTGGCGTAAACCAACTATATGCGGAGATTGGGGCTAACCCGAGAGACGAACAGTCCAATACAGAACAGAATCGGGGTTTGACGGTTAGAGACGTCCGGCAACTGCTAATTGATGCAGAGTATGAGTTGTAA
- a CDS encoding extracellular solute-binding protein, which yields MSKSKLLYLVLLLSFCTCLTFVVHGAPLDVGIIGISVENLEPTLRQWAAENNIEIGVIENIGWNSGKVINRALAGIPYDVVCAVIEEAKVLVNHGLLLPLNDLIAAEPEFAEDLYEDIHPSVMAMFNFKGNQFYIPSEWNLCIMYYNTAMFEQAAIDYPDSDWEIAQFQSCARKLSCDIDGDGTNDEYGYGAFGWNPWEIGPWINTFGGAILDETWTASRMSRPETINALEFIQGMLEEGSMPPISIQWDYLPEHNKCAMWLAGHGPMGIYRNLNWTDYDIQHMPACNKNRGTALGGAGYGISVNTKDREAAWKVLKFLTGKAIRDEMQAQNMDIGAFPPRKSVGFYELAPNIPPKNAIAFYEALDYATTVPSPVQYPEVDGVVREYLGIIWRGEDSVSNVALQMHDLINSILSGN from the coding sequence ATGAGTAAATCCAAACTACTGTACTTGGTCTTATTACTGTCGTTTTGCACCTGCTTGACCTTTGTGGTCCACGGTGCACCACTTGATGTAGGCATTATCGGAATCAGTGTTGAGAACTTGGAACCGACTTTGAGGCAATGGGCAGCAGAAAACAACATTGAGATCGGAGTCATAGAAAACATTGGTTGGAACTCGGGGAAAGTAATTAACAGGGCATTGGCCGGAATACCCTACGATGTGGTATGTGCTGTAATCGAGGAGGCTAAAGTGCTAGTCAACCATGGGCTGTTACTGCCTCTAAATGACCTTATTGCGGCTGAACCTGAATTCGCCGAAGACCTATATGAAGATATTCATCCATCCGTAATGGCGATGTTTAACTTCAAAGGAAATCAATTCTACATCCCCTCCGAATGGAATCTATGCATCATGTACTACAATACTGCAATGTTTGAGCAAGCCGCCATTGATTATCCCGATTCGGACTGGGAGATAGCACAGTTTCAAAGCTGCGCACGGAAACTCAGCTGTGACATAGACGGAGATGGCACCAACGATGAATACGGGTACGGTGCCTTTGGATGGAACCCTTGGGAAATCGGGCCTTGGATTAACACTTTTGGTGGGGCGATACTTGATGAAACCTGGACCGCATCCCGCATGAGCAGGCCGGAGACCATAAACGCGCTTGAGTTTATTCAAGGAATGCTCGAGGAAGGAAGCATGCCTCCGATTAGCATCCAGTGGGACTACCTTCCAGAACACAACAAATGTGCCATGTGGTTAGCAGGCCATGGACCCATGGGGATTTACAGAAACCTCAATTGGACCGACTACGATATTCAACATATGCCCGCATGCAACAAAAACCGCGGCACTGCCTTGGGAGGCGCAGGATACGGAATATCCGTTAACACAAAGGATAGAGAAGCAGCCTGGAAGGTACTGAAGTTTCTTACGGGTAAGGCGATACGGGATGAGATGCAAGCGCAAAACATGGATATAGGGGCCTTTCCCCCACGCAAGTCCGTTGGCTTCTATGAGCTAGCTCCCAATATACCTCCTAAAAACGCCATCGCATTCTACGAGGCATTGGACTACGCCACGACCGTGCCTTCACCTGTACAATACCCGGAAGTAGATGGTGTGGTTCGAGAGTATCTTGGTATTATCTGGCGAGGTGAAGACTCAGTAAGTAACGTGGCACTACAAATGCATGATTTGATTAACTCCATTTTGAGTGGCAACTAA